Part of the Caballeronia sp. SL2Y3 genome is shown below.
CCGTTCTCGCCCTTCGCGGTGAGCAGCTTCGAGCCGCCGGAGAAGAACTCCGGACCGCCGCATTCGTCGGTTTCGATATGCGCGAGTTCGTGGCAAATGACCGAGTGATACGACTGGCACAGCGAAGCCAACGCGAGCGAATTGGCCGCCGTGCCGTTGAAGACGAAGAAGACCTCGCAATCGGTCTGGAACAGTTCGCGGATGCGGTCGCAGACGCGCGCGGTCCACGAATCGTCGCCATACGCAGGCTCGTGGCCGCTGGTGTTGGCCTCGACGAGGGCGGCGAGCGCCTCGGGGCAGATGCCGGCGTAGTTGTCGGAGGCGAAATGCTGGGTGAGTGGCGTGGGCGCTGTCATGGGAATCGCTGTCATGGCTCGGGGCTGCGCGCGAACGGTATGCGTGATGCGTCCGTGCGCAATGCCGGCCATTTTAGCGGTTCGGTCGCGCGGGCGCGGTCAAGCGATGCCGCTCTGCGCGCGACCGGCGAACGCGAGCGGCAAGCGAGCGGCAAGTGGGCCGCCAGCCGCCCGCGTGCTACGGCTTACTTGCCGCTCGGCGCGCTTGCTGCCGCTGCCTGTTGAGCCTTCTTGTCTTTCTTGTTGGCTTCATGATGGCCGATCGCGCAGCCGCCGACGGCGCCCGCCGTGCCATGCTTGCCCGCCACGTGCCCCGCGACGCCGCCGACAGCCGCGCCTTCCATGCAGCCCTTCGCTTGCGCCGCTCCCGTCGAAGCGATCATCGCGGTGGCGAACAAAACGGATGCGAATGTGCGATTCATGGTTCATCTCCCTTTGTGGTTGGATAAACCGAGGTTGCACGCCGTATGCCTGACAGCTTGTAATCAACAATAAGAACGGCCCGATCGACTTTCGCCGAATCGGGCCGCTTCGAACTGCCTAACGCCAGATGCGCTGCGTTAGAGCTGTTGCTGCACCCAGCCTGTCACGCCTGCGAGCGCGGCCGGCAGCTTGGCAGGCTCCGTGCCGCCCGCCTGCGCCATGTCGGGACGACCGCCGCCCTTGCCGCCCACTTGCTGCGCGACGAAGTTGACGAGCTCGCCCGCCTTCACCTTCTTCGATGCATCCGGCGTCACGCCCGCGATCAGGCTCACCTTGCCGCCATCGACCGATGCGAGCACGATGGCCGCGCTCTTCAGCTTGTCCTTCAGCTTGTCGACGGTTTCGCGCAGCGTCTTCACGTCCGCGCCTTCGAGTTCGGCGGCGAGCACATGAACGCCGGAGACGTCCACCGCTTGCGAGACGAGTTCATCGCCCTGGCTCGACGCGAGCTTCGACTTGAGCGCGGCCAGTTCCTTTTCGAGCGACTTCACGTGCTCCTGAACCTGTCCGATGCGCTGCGTCAGTTCCGAGGGCTGCGCCTTCAGCACGCTCGCCGCCGCGTTGATGCGCGCCTCCAGTTCCTGCACGTAGCGCACCGCGTTGTCGCCGGTAATGGCCTCGACGCGGCGAATGCCCGCCGCCACGCCGCCTTCCATCACGATCTTGAAGAAGCCGATGTCGCCCGTGCGCTGCACGTGCGTGCCGCCGCAGAGTTCGCGCGAGAAGCCGAGATCGAGCACGCGCACCGTGTCGCCGTATTTCTCGCCGAAGAGCGCCATTGCGCCGCCCTTCACCGCTTCGTCGTAAGGCATGACGCGCACGACGCCCGGCGCGTTCGCCAGAATCTCCGCGTTGACGATCTCTTCGACGCGGCGGATCTGCTCGTCCGTCATCGGCGCGTTATGCGCGAAGTCGAAGCGCGTCTTGTCGGCATCGACGAGCGAGCCTTTCTGCTGCACATGGCCGCCGAGCACTTCACGCAGCGCCTTGTGCATCAGGTGCGTGGCCGAGTGGTTGCGCGCGGTGCGGGCGCGGCGCACGGCGTCGATCTGCGCCTTCACCACGTCGCCGACCTTGAGCGTGCCCTGCGCGACCGTGCCGTGATGACCGACGACATCGGCCTGCACTTTCAGCGTGTCGGCCACTTCGAAGCGCGTCGACGCGTTCACGAGCACGCCCTGATCGCCGACCTGACCGCCCGATTCCGCGTAGAACGGCGTGTGGTCGAGCACGACGACCGCCTGTTGTCCCGCTTGCGCCTCCTGAACCGACGCGCCTTCCACATACAGCGCGACGATCTTCGCGTCGTCGAAAATCTCTTTCTCGTAGCCGTGGAACGTGGTCTTCGCGCCCGAGTATTCGAGGCCCTGCGCGAGCTTGAACTTGCCGGCCGCGCGCGCCTGATCGCGCTGGCGGGCCATGGCGTCGTCGAACGCGGGTTCGTCGACCGTCACGCCGCGCTCGCGGCACACGTCCGCCGTCAGGTCCAGCGGGAAACCGTAGGTGTCGTGCAGCTTGAACGCGAGTTCGCCGTCCAGTTGCTTGACGCCCTTCTTTTCCAGCTCCGCGAGTTCGCCTTCGAGAATCGACATGCCGTGCTCGATCGTCTCGAAGAAGCGTTCTTCTTCCTGACGCAGCACGTCGGTCACGCGCTGCTGCGCGTCTTTCAGTTCCGGATAGGCCGCGCCCATTTCCGCGACGAGATCGGCCACGAGCTTATGGAAGAACGCGCTCTTCTTGCCGAGCTTGTAGCCGTGACGGATCGCGCGGCGCACGATACGGCGCAGCACGTAGCCGCGGCCTTCGTTGCCGGGAATCACGCCGTCGACGATCAAAAACGAGCACGCGCGAATGTGGTCCGCGATCACCTTC
Proteins encoded:
- the alaS gene encoding alanine--tRNA ligase — encoded protein: MKAAEIREKFLKFFESKGHTIVRSSSLVPGNDPTLLFTNSGMVQFKDVFLGAESRPYTRATTAQRSVRAGGKHNDLENVGYTARHHTFFEMLGNFSFGDYFKRDAIHYCWELLTKVYMLPPEKLTVTVYQEDDEAYDIWAKEIGVPTERIIRIGDNKGARYASDNFWQMADTGPCGPCSEVFYDHGPEIWGGPPGSPEEDGDRFIEIWNLVFMQFNRDAQGNMTPLPKQCVDTGMGLERLAAVLQHVHSNYEIDLFQTLIKAAGRETNTADLENNSLKVIADHIRACSFLIVDGVIPGNEGRGYVLRRIVRRAIRHGYKLGKKSAFFHKLVADLVAEMGAAYPELKDAQQRVTDVLRQEEERFFETIEHGMSILEGELAELEKKGVKQLDGELAFKLHDTYGFPLDLTADVCRERGVTVDEPAFDDAMARQRDQARAAGKFKLAQGLEYSGAKTTFHGYEKEIFDDAKIVALYVEGASVQEAQAGQQAVVVLDHTPFYAESGGQVGDQGVLVNASTRFEVADTLKVQADVVGHHGTVAQGTLKVGDVVKAQIDAVRRARTARNHSATHLMHKALREVLGGHVQQKGSLVDADKTRFDFAHNAPMTDEQIRRVEEIVNAEILANAPGVVRVMPYDEAVKGGAMALFGEKYGDTVRVLDLGFSRELCGGTHVQRTGDIGFFKIVMEGGVAAGIRRVEAITGDNAVRYVQELEARINAAASVLKAQPSELTQRIGQVQEHVKSLEKELAALKSKLASSQGDELVSQAVDVSGVHVLAAELEGADVKTLRETVDKLKDKLKSAAIVLASVDGGKVSLIAGVTPDASKKVKAGELVNFVAQQVGGKGGGRPDMAQAGGTEPAKLPAALAGVTGWVQQQL